In Aegilops tauschii subsp. strangulata cultivar AL8/78 chromosome 3, Aet v6.0, whole genome shotgun sequence, one genomic interval encodes:
- the LOC141020702 gene encoding uncharacterized protein: MGLWNSGRKGKHDREAGSSSGRRRGSVKEEPASPPRRAPTPAPFTIGPTVGGERDRQYISADVCRRYWETRTLLPWSDVHLPNNWHLSSDRVPIPPVPTSGRARLQEIERRRRLLPDDLF; the protein is encoded by the coding sequence ATGGGGTTGTGGAACTCCGGCCGCAAGGGGAAGCACGACCGCGAGGCTGGCTCGTCCTCGGGCCGTCGCCGCGGCTCCGTGAAAGAGGAGCCCGCATCACCACCGCGTCGGGCCCCCACGCCTGCCCCATTCACCATCGGCCCTACGGTCGGCGGCGAGCGCGACCGGCAGTACATCAGCGCGGATGTATGCCGGCGTTATTGGGAGACGAGGACGCTGCTCCCGTGGAGCGACGTGCACCTCCCCAATAACTGGCACCTCTCCTCCGACCGGGTGCCGATCCCGCCGGTCCCGACGAGCGGCCGTGCCCGCCTCCAGGAGATCGAGcgccgccggcgcctcctccccGACGACCTATTCTAG
- the LOC109763956 gene encoding uncharacterized protein has translation MDEMGYLKKVKGRDSNRSVRSEIFWTGVERAVNFFEPLANLLRRMDSDVPAMGFIYGAFLDAKKEIAARFDNEKASIQEVLHIIDKRWDNKLKGPLHRAGYFLNPYYYYENKLEIELDGTFKDGLVACMEKMVRDGKKEDIMTAECQAYQNEEGSFGRDSAKRQRRNKNFDPAEWWSNHGSSAPNLRVLAMRILSLTCSSSACERNFSVFQQVQGSKRRNRLLHDKMRDLVFIKANSQLEQKRMNKDRDPLVDRTHADVWKMKITSGSQELCRFQLWILQMNLKKNQYHNREQELLHQKEIKLVSLGRSCSQFFVMMSCNLWVLLLIRMMMPWQQVHLILIELLHRCWLAPKVLSPYFCYSGPYLLAV, from the exons ATGGATGAAATGGGTTACTTAAAAAAGGTGAAAGGACGTGATTCAAACCGAAGTGTGCGCTCTGAAATTTTTTGGACGGGAGTAGAACGTGCTGTCAACTTCTTTGAGCCTTTGGCTAATTTGCTGCGGCGAATGGATAGCGATGTACCAGCTATGGGTTTCATATATGGCGCTTTTTTGGATGCAAAGAAGGAGATTGCAGCTAGATTTGACAATGAGAAGGCTAGTATCCAGGAAGTGCTACACATTATTGATAAGAGATGGGACAACAAATTGAAGGGGCCCCTACATAGGGCTGGATACTTCTTAAACCCATACTACTACTATGAAAACAAGCTGGAGATTGAGTTGGATGGAACATTTAAAGATGGCCTTGTTGCTTGCATGGAGAAGATGGTTAGAGATGGTAAGAAGGAAGATATAATGACAGCTGAGTGTCAGGCATATCAAAATGAAGAGGGGTCGTTTGGAAGGGACAGTGCTAAAAGGCAGCGGAGAAACAAGAACTTTGATCCAG CTGAATGGTGGTCCAATCATGGATCAAGTGCACCAAATCTCAGGGTACTGGCTATGCGGATTTTGAGCTTGACATGCAGCTCATCAGCTTGTGAGAGAAACTTCAGTGTTTTTCAGCAG GTTCAAGGCAGCAAAAGGCGCAACAGGCTACTTCATGACAAAATGAGAGATCTTGTCTTCATCAAGGCCAACTCCCAACTTGAACAAAAGAGAATGAACAAAGACAGGGATCCACTTGTGGACAGAACGCATGCAGATGTGTGGAAGATGAAGATAACGAGTGGATCACAGGAATTGTGCCGGTTCCAGTTGTGGATACTGCAGATGAACCTGAAGAAGAACCAATACCACAACCGAGAGCAAGAGTTGCTGCATCAAAAAGAAATAAAGCTCGTCAGCCTAGGAAGAAGTTGCTCCCAGTTTTTCGTGATGATGAGCTGCAATCTGTGGGTTCTTCTTCTGATTCGGATGATGATGCCATGGCAGCAAGTTCATCTGATTCTGATTGAGCTTCTGCATCGTTGTTGGCTGGCTCCTAAAGTCCTAAGTCCTTATTTCTGCTATTCTGGACCTTACTTGTTGGCTGTTTAA